One region of Parambassis ranga chromosome 12, fParRan2.1, whole genome shotgun sequence genomic DNA includes:
- the enoph1 gene encoding enolase-phosphatase E1: MASVSIPVCTTALLLDIEGTTTPITFVKDILFPYIREHLEDHLSAHWEEDECKQDVHLLKKQIEEDMRQNRACCVHAVDQTVHTDEEKAIREVVDNVLWQMAADRKSTALKQLQGHMWRAAYSSGKIKGEIYQDVVPSIKSWRERGLKVYIYSSGSVEAQKLLFGYSVEGDVLDLFDGHFDTNIGAKVDGKSYERIAERIGCQPEEITFLTDITREAKAAEEARVNVVVVVRPGNMELTEEEKAHYNLITSFSQLQLMGRV, from the exons atggctTCTGTTTCTATTCCTGTCTGCACCACCGCGCTGCTGCTGGATATCGAAGGCACCACCACACCGATCACATTCGTAAAG GACATCTTATTTCCATACATCAGGGAGCATCTGGAGGATCACCTGTCCGCTCACTGGGAGGAAGACGAGTGCAAACAAGATGTCCATCTTCTAAAGAAACAG aTCGAAGAAGACATGAGGCAGAATCGGGCGTGCTGCGTCCACGCCGTGGACCAGACGGTCCACACGGACGAGGAGAAGGCCATTAGAGAAGTGGTGGATAATGTGCTCTGGCAGAtggcagcagacaggaagtccacagcactcaaacagctgcagggccACATGTGGAGGGCGGCGTACTCTTCAGGCAAAATCAAAGGCGA gATCTATCAGGATGTGGTTCCATCCATCAAATCGTGGCGGGAGCGCGGCCTCAAAGTCTACATTTACTCCTCCGGCAGCGTGGAGGCCCAGAAGCTTCTGTTCGGATACTCGGTGGAAGGAGACGTTTTAGAC TTATTCGACGGACATTTCGACACGAACATAGGAGCTAAAGTAGATGGAAAAAGCTACGAGAGGATCGCAGAGCGGATCGGCTGTCAACCGGAGGAAATCACGTTCCTGACGGACATCACTCGAG AGGCCAAAGCGGCAGAAGAGGCCAGGGTGaacgtggtggtggtggtgcgtcctggaaacatggagctgacggaggaggagaaggcCCACTACAACCTCATTACCTCGTTCAGCCAGCTTCAGCTGATGGGACGAGTTTAA
- the hnrnpd gene encoding heterogeneous nuclear ribonucleoprotein D0, translated as MMSVDFEFSDDPTMMRMEEDGEANSDDPMSAAGDCGLMGIEGEGEPEGSRIDASKNEEDEGKMFVGGLSWDTTKKDLKDYFSKFGEVVDCTLKLDPMTGRSRGFGFVLFKDIESVEKVSSQKEHKLNGKVIDPKKAKAMKSKEPVKKIFVGGLSPDTPEDKVREYFGAFGEVESIELPMENKTNKRRGFCFITFKEEEPVKRIMEKKFHNIGLSKCEIKVAMSKEQYQQQQYWGGRGGYSSRSRGRGGPNQNWNQGYGNYWNPGYGNYGNYGYSNQGYGGYGGYDYSGYNNYYGYDDYNNQSGGYGKSPRRGGHTNSYKPY; from the exons ATGATGTCGGTTGATTTTGAATTCAGCGATGACCCGACTATgatgaggatggaggaggatggggaGGCGAACAGCGACGACCCGATGTCAGCGGCGGGGGACTGTGGCCTGATGGGGATCGAGGGCGAGGGAGAGCCCGAGGGGTCGAGGATCGACGCCAGTAAAAACGAGGAGGATGAGGG GAAGATGTTTGTCGGAGGCCTCAGCTGGGACACGACTAAGAAGGACCTGAAGGATTACTTCTCAAAGTTCGGCGAGGTTGTAGACTGCACGCTAAAACTCGACCCCATGACCGGACGCTCCAGAGGCTTCGGCTTCGTTCTCTTCAAAGACATCGAAAGCGTTGAGAag GTGTCCTCACAGAAGGAACATAAACTCAACGGGAAGGTCATTGACCCCAAAAAAGCCAAAGCCATGAAGAGCAAAGAGCCCGTGAAGAAGATCTTCGTCGGCGGGCTGTCTCCAGACACTCCTGAGGATAAAGTCAGGGAGTACTTCGGTGCCTTCGGAGAG GTGGAGTCGATTGAACTTCCCATGGAGAACAAGACAAACAAGCGGAGAGGCTTCTGCTTCATCACCTTCAAAGAggaggagccagtgaagaggATCATGGAGAAGAAGTTCCATAACATCGGACTCAGCAAG TGTGAAATAAAAGTGGCGATGTCCAAGGAGCagtaccagcagcagcagtactgGGGGGGCAGAGGAGGCTACTCATCCAGGTctcgaggaagaggag gccCCAATCAGAACTGGAACCAGGGTTACGGGAACTACTGGAACCCAGGCTACGGAAACTATGGCAACTACGGTTACAGTAACCAGGGCTACGGGGGATACGGGGGCTACGACTACTCCGGTTACAACAACTATTACGGATACGACGACTACAACA ATCAATCGGGCGGATACGGCAAGTCGCCGCGGCGTGGCGGTCACACCAACAGCTACAAGCCGTATTAA
- the LOC114443421 gene encoding vesicle-associated membrane protein 8 isoform X2: protein MADVNPQPPASGSATTKMDQVQGQVNEVKVILKDNINKVLERGDRLDDLIGKTDDLQASADSFQRTSTRVARKYWWKNIKMMILIGVIVLVIVILIILAATGVI, encoded by the exons ATG GCTGACGTGAACCCTCAGCCGCCCGCCTCGGGCTCCGCCACCACCAAGATGGACCAAGTGCAAGGTCAGGTGAACGAGGTCAAAGTGATCCTGAAAGACAACATCAACAAGGTGCTGGAGCGAGGCGACCGCTTAGACGACCTGATCGGCAAGACGGACGACCTGCAGGCGTCT gCCGACTCCTTCCAGAGAACCTCTACGCGGGTGGCCAGGAAATACTGGtggaaaaacattaaaatgatgaTTTTGATCGGCGTGATCGTGCTGGTCAtcgtcatcctcatcatcctcgCTGCCACAGGCGTCATATAG
- the LOC114443421 gene encoding vesicle-associated membrane protein 8 isoform X1 has product MMADVNPQPPASGSATTKMDQVQGQVNEVKVILKDNINKVLERGDRLDDLIGKTDDLQASADSFQRTSTRVARKYWWKNIKMMILIGVIVLVIVILIILAATGVI; this is encoded by the exons ATGATG GCTGACGTGAACCCTCAGCCGCCCGCCTCGGGCTCCGCCACCACCAAGATGGACCAAGTGCAAGGTCAGGTGAACGAGGTCAAAGTGATCCTGAAAGACAACATCAACAAGGTGCTGGAGCGAGGCGACCGCTTAGACGACCTGATCGGCAAGACGGACGACCTGCAGGCGTCT gCCGACTCCTTCCAGAGAACCTCTACGCGGGTGGCCAGGAAATACTGGtggaaaaacattaaaatgatgaTTTTGATCGGCGTGATCGTGCTGGTCAtcgtcatcctcatcatcctcgCTGCCACAGGCGTCATATAG
- the mat2al gene encoding methionine adenosyltransferase II, alpha-like produces the protein MNPSSSAARSGKTFLFTSESVGEGHSDKMCDQISDAVLDAYLSQDPDSKVACECVAKTGMILLVGEVTSKAIVDLQSVVRNTVKKIGYDDSSKGFDYKTCNVLVALEPQCVEISDCVFEGRDQEDIGAGDQGLMFGYATDETEECMPLTILLAHKLNYRMKELSRSGECPWILPDSKSQVTVEYRDSSGAAEPLRVHTVVISVQHSPDITLDDIRRSLMEKVVKVVIPAQYLDDRTIYHLLPSGKFLMGGPQGDAGLTGRKIIVDTYGGWGGHGGGAFSGKDYSKVDRSGAYAARWVAKSLVKAGLCRRALVQISYAIGVSRPLSVAVFHYGTSSRDEDELLQIVQKNFDLRPGVIVRELGLKRPLYQDTACYGHFGRKEFPWENPKPLLL, from the exons ATGAACCCGAGCAGCAGCGCAGCCCGCAGCGGGAAGACCTTCCTGTTCACCTCCGAGTCCGTGGGAGAGGGACACTCCG ATAAAATGTGCGATCAGATCAGCGACGCTGTACTCGATGCATATCTGAGTCAAGACCCCGACTCTAAAGTGGCCTGTG AATGCGTAGCCAAAACAGGCATGATTCTACTGGTCGGAGAAGTGACCTCCAAAGCCATCGTGGATCTGCAGTCTGTGGTACGAAACACGGTGAAGAAGATCGGCTACGACGACTCCTCTAAAG GTTTCGACTATAAGACCTGCAACGTGCTGGTGGCTCTGGAGCCGCAGTGTGTGGAGAtatcagactgtgtgtttgaggggcGGGATCAGGAAGACATCGGTGCCGGAGACCAG ggtctGATGTTTGGCTACGCCACAGATGAGACGGAGGAGTGCATGCCTCTGACCATCCTCCTGGCTCATAAACTCAACTACAGGATGAAGGAGCTGTCCCGCAGCGGGGAGTGTCCGTGGATCCTTCCAGACTCCAAATCACAG GTGACGGTGGAGTATCGGGACAGCAGCGGAGCCGCGGAGCCGCTGCGAGTCCACACCGTGGTCATCTCAGTGCAGCACAGCCCCGACATCACGCTGGACGACATCCGACGCAGCCTGATGGAGAAAGTGGTGAAGGTCGTCATTCCCGCCCAGTACCTGGATGATCGGACCATCTACCACCTGCTGCCCAGTGGGAAGTTCCTGATGGGGGGCCCACAG GGTGACGCTGGACTGACGGGGCGCAAAATCATAGTGGACACCTACGGAGGGTGGGGTGGACACGGAGGCGGGGCTTTCTCTGGAAAGGACTACTCCAAGGTGGATCGGTCCGGAGCCTACGCTGCTCGATGGGTCGCCAAGTCCCTGGTGAAGGCTGGACTGTGCAGGAGGGCCCTCGTTCAG ATCTCCTACGCCATCGGTGTCAGCCGCCCGCTCTCTGTCGCCGTCTTCCACTACGGCACGTCGAGCCGGGACGAAGACGAGCTGCTGCAGATTGTGCAGAAGAACTTTGACCTCAGGCCCGGGGTCATTGTGAG aGAGCTGGGGCTGAAGCGCCCCCTCTACCAGGACACCGCCTGCTACGGACACTTCGGCAGGAAGGAGTTCCCGTGGGAGAATCCAAAGCCGCTGCTGCTATGA